In Candidatus Effluviviaceae Genus I sp., the genomic stretch GGGCGTCGCTCGGCCGCGGGCGCGTCACGGCGTCCGGCTTCGCCGAGCCGCTGGGCCCGGGCGCGCGCCCGTTCTGGCTGCGCGCCAACCTCGAGTCGCCGGAGTTCTCGGTCCCACAGACGCTCGACGCACGGCTGGGAGGGTCGGTGACGTGGGCCGGCACGGACGCGGCCTCTCGGCTGTCGGGCGAGGTCACGGTCGAGAGGCTCACCGTCACGCAGCAGGTCGGCCTCGGCGACATCATGGGAGGCGGGCCGGTTCGCTCCGTGCGGCCGCGCGCGGACGACAAGCGGGCGCGCGTCGCGCTCGACGTGGACGTCGCGGTGAAGGACAGGATCGGCGTGCGGAGCAACCTCGCCGATCTCGACCTCGCGGGCGCCCTCCATCTCGGAGGCACGCTCCTCGCGCCGCAGCTCTCCGGCGGCATGTACGCCGAGGACGGCACGTTCCGGTACCTGGACAACGAGTTCGTGATCGAGAACCTCAACGTGAGCTTCACCGACCCCCGCCGGCAGGACCCGTACGTGGACCTCCTCGGGACGGCGAGCGTCGTCTCGCGCTCGCGCGAGGAGTACGACGTCACGCTGCGCGTCACGGGGTTCGCGTTCGACGCGCTCCCCGAGCTCTCGAGCGCTCCGCCGCTCTCCGAGCCGGACGTCCTGGCGCTCCTGACGTTCGGGGACACGGTGGGCGAACTCGCCGCGGGGGGCGGCGCGGCGGTGGGCTCCTCAGGCGAGCGGCTCGGCGCGCTCACGCGGAAGGCGTTCCTCGGCAGCCTGTTCGGCGTGGCCGAAAGCACGATGGAGAGGCTCCTGGACCTCGACACCGTGGAGCTGGACCGCGAGGCGGCCGAGGCCGGCGACCTCGCGGGCGCTGAGCTCACGCTCGGCAAGCGGTTCGGCGACAGACTCCGCGTGGACTACCGGACCGCGCTCGGGAAGCTCGACCAGCGCGAGGTGGACATCTCCCTCAAGCTCACGCGCACCCTGTCGCTCGAGACCAGGGCGGACCCGGAGGGGAACCATGCCGTCGGCCTCAGGGCCAGTCTGCTGTTCGAGTAGGCGGGCCGTCGGCGGCAACGCGCTGCTCGCGCTCGCCGGCGTCCTCGCCGTCGCCGCGTGCCTCGCGGCGGCGCCCGGTCCGGCGGCGGCCGGCTCGCCGAACCCCGTTCTTGAACGCTGGCGCGTGGAGCGCATCCGGAGGCTCGGGCCGCTCGTCCGGGCCGTGCACTTCGTCGGCAACGAGACGTTCTCCGAGCGCGAGCTCCTGACCTACATGAGAACGACGCCCGGCGGGTTGTTCCGGGCGGTGCACCACTCCAGGGGCACGCTCGACCGAGATCTTGCGAACCTCGAGCGGTTCTATCGGTCGCAGGGTTTCCTCGAGGCGACGGCCGGCCTCGAGGACATCGCGCTCGCCGCGGACGGCCTGTCGGTCGAGCTCCTCGTCGGCATCGACGAGAGGGACCGGTGGCGCGTGACGGCGGTGGTCTTCGAAGGCAACCGGGCGCTCGACGAGGCCCTGCTGCGTTCGGTGATCTCCGTCAGGGAGGGCGATCCGCTCCTGTCGGAAGCGCTGGCGGCGGACCGGGACGCGGTCCTGAGCGAGTACGCCCGCCGCTCGTACCTGGACGCGCGCGTCGAGCAGACCGTCGAGCGTGACGACGACGCGCGGAGCGCGACCGTCCGCTACGCGGTCGTCGAGCGCGACCCGGCGACGATCGGCGGCATCGCCATCGAGGGCGCGCTGAAGACGCGCGACCACGTGCTCGAGCGCGAGTTCCGGTTCGCCGTGGGGCGCCTCTTCGACGTGAACGAGATCGGCGAGACGCAGGCCGCGCTCTACAGGACCGGCCTGTTCAACTCCGTTCGGATCGAGCCCGCGCCGGGAGACACCGGCAGGCCGGAGCGCCGCCTCCTGGTCCGCGTGCGCGAGCGGCCGAGCGTCAGGCTGGACCTCACCGCCGGGTACGCCGTCCTCGACGGGTACGAGGCCGGCTTCGAGGTGTCGAACCGGAACCTCCAGGGGCAGGCGACGACGGCCGGGCTCAGGGCCAGGGTCTCCGAGTTCGTCCGCGAGGCCGAGGCGTCGGTCGGCGACCCGTGGTTCCTCGGCGTCCCGCTCGCGGTGTCCGCCGGCGCGCGCTACGCTTGGCGCGACGAGAGCGCCTATGCGGCGGAGACCGTCGGGCTGGACGCCGGCGCGTCGAAGCGATTCGGCCGGTCGCTCACGCTCATGGGCGGCTACACGTTC encodes the following:
- a CDS encoding translocation/assembly module TamB domain-containing protein, whose protein sequence is ASLGRGRVTASGFAEPLGPGARPFWLRANLESPEFSVPQTLDARLGGSVTWAGTDAASRLSGEVTVERLTVTQQVGLGDIMGGGPVRSVRPRADDKRARVALDVDVAVKDRIGVRSNLADLDLAGALHLGGTLLAPQLSGGMYAEDGTFRYLDNEFVIENLNVSFTDPRRQDPYVDLLGTASVVSRSREEYDVTLRVTGFAFDALPELSSAPPLSEPDVLALLTFGDTVGELAAGGGAAVGSSGERLGALTRKAFLGSLFGVAESTMERLLDLDTVELDREAAEAGDLAGAELTLGKRFGDRLRVDYRTALGKLDQREVDISLKLTRTLSLETRADPEGNHAVGLRASLLFE
- a CDS encoding BamA/TamA family outer membrane protein yields the protein MPSASGPVCCSSRRAVGGNALLALAGVLAVAACLAAAPGPAAAGSPNPVLERWRVERIRRLGPLVRAVHFVGNETFSERELLTYMRTTPGGLFRAVHHSRGTLDRDLANLERFYRSQGFLEATAGLEDIALAADGLSVELLVGIDERDRWRVTAVVFEGNRALDEALLRSVISVREGDPLLSEALAADRDAVLSEYARRSYLDARVEQTVERDDDARSATVRYAVVERDPATIGGIAIEGALKTRDHVLEREFRFAVGRLFDVNEIGETQAALYRTGLFNSVRIEPAPGDTGRPERRLLVRVRERPSVRLDLTAGYAVLDGYEAGFEVSNRNLQGQATTAGLRARVSEFVREAEASVGDPWFLGVPLAVSAGARYAWRDESAYAAETVGLDAGASKRFGRSLTLMGGYTFERTVVLETVEGGGLGANYTSNVTVGASHDTRDDILNARRGAFAGARVDVASSRLGGTNNFVRTEVFARGFAPVGGRVVGGLALRFGWIRPGEGGGVPVNERYTAGGDGSVRGYDRNSLGPSAGGAAVGGLALLEVRAEARVRVWRGFSVVAFADAGQAFAETDAVRLDGLAVGAGGGLRYDTRIGVLRFDLAAPVTEPGPSAFYVGVGQAF